Proteins from one Sarcophilus harrisii chromosome 2, mSarHar1.11, whole genome shotgun sequence genomic window:
- the BDKRB2 gene encoding B2 bradykinin receptor, producing MINSSQEVLSPGINESLFNETTKMKCSFTEFWDWFNIMQTPFLWIIFVLVTVENIFVLSVFCLHKSRCTVPEIYLGNLAAADFILGLCLPFWAINITNNYDWPFGEILCKVVNSFIYMNLYSSIFFLMMVSIDRYLALVKTMSMGQMRRTCHAKCYSFIIWLFTMIVSSPVVIFRTLREYKDEGHNITACVLAYPSPNWTIFTNILLNGVGFMLPLCIISFCSVKIIHVLRNNEMQQFKGKQTEKKAAILVLVVLLLFIICWLPFQVSTLMDTFYRLKVISDCQTVNILNVFTQIGTYIGYSNSFLNPLVYIFVGKRFQKKSKEVYKECFKIEWCQSDSIQIENSVSTLKTTISMDRQINKLHKHLEYNQ from the coding sequence ATGATCAACAGTAGTCAAGAAGTCCTTTCACCTGGAATTAATGAATCATTATTCAATGAGACCACGAAGATGAAATGTTCTTTCACTGAATTTTGGGATTGGTTCAATATAATGCAGACCCCATTCCTCTGGATCATCTTTGTGTTAGTCACAGTTGAAAACATTTTTGTTCTCAGTGTCTTCTGTTTGCACAAAAGTAGGTGCACAGTACCTGAAATTTACCTGGGAAATTTAGCTGCTGCTGACTTTATTTTAGGTCTTTGTCTCCCTTTCTGGGCCATTAACATTACCAACAACTATGACTGGCCCTTTGGGGAGATACTCTGTAAAGTGGTGAATTCCTTTATATACATGAATTTGTATAGCAGCATTTTCTTCTTGATGATGGTCAGTATTGATCGGTACTTGGCCCTAGTGAAAACCATGTCTATGGGCCAAATGCGAAGAACCTGCCATGCCAAATGCTACAGTTTCATCATATGGCTTTTCACAATGATAGTGAGTTCTCCTGTGGTGATTTTCCGTACCCTACGGGAGTATAAAGATGAGGGCCACAATATCACTGCTTGTGTTTTAGCCTATCCATCACCCAACTGGACAATCTTCACCAATATTCTCCTCAACGGTGTAGGCTTTATGCTGCCCCTCTGCATCATCTCTTTTTGCTCTGTGAAAATCATCCATGTTCTGCGAAACAATGAAATGCAACAGTTCAAGGgaaagcagacagaaaaaaaggcTGCCATCCTTGTCCTGGTGGTCCTTCTGCTCTTCATCATCTGCTGGCTCCCATTCCAGGTTAGCACACTGATGGATACCTTCTATCGGCTAAAGGTCATCTCAGACTGTCAGACTGTAAATATTCTCAATGTGTTTACACAAATAGGAACATATATTGGTTATAGCAACAGCTTCCTGAACCCTCTGGTATATATTTTTGTGGGGAAAAGATTCCAGAAGAAATCTAAGGAGGTCTACAAGGAATGTTTCAAGATTGAGTGGTGCCAATCAGACTCAATCCAAATAGAAAATTCAGTGAGCACTTTGAAGACTACCATATCAATGGACCGGCAGATAAACAAACTTCACAAGCATCTAGAATACAACCagtaa